A genomic window from Cyanobacteria bacterium FACHB-DQ100 includes:
- a CDS encoding TIGR03643 family protein: MELPELDRETIDRILEMAWEDRTPFEAIELQFGLSEKQTIALMRREMQESSFRMWRKRVSGRKTKHLKQRDFLEGRFRSQNQKGS, translated from the coding sequence ATGGAACTACCAGAATTAGATCGTGAGACGATCGATAGAATTCTCGAAATGGCATGGGAAGATCGCACTCCTTTTGAGGCGATCGAACTGCAATTCGGACTGAGCGAAAAACAAACGATCGCGCTGATGCGTCGGGAAATGCAGGAATCGAGCTTCAGAATGTGGCGCAAGCGAGTCAGTGGTCGTAAGACAAAACACTTAAAGCAGCGTGATTTTCTTGAAGGGCGGTTTCGCTCACAAAATCAAAAAGGCTCTTGA
- a CDS encoding Uma2 family endonuclease: MFALVSCDRIELPPGAVLRLPGTWQDYITLSEQRGDKSIPRMKYRAGEILLMSPLPIHGLGANLLGNIVETILDHLEQEYNAYTPVTMTIPEASGIEPDVCFYIDNWQVSSGKDRIDWQVDPPFDLVIEMDVTSYSNVDDYLPFKVPEVWMFKNKQLWIYGLENDAYIPQERSRFFPETPIFEIVAECVQIASERTTSAAIRSLRQWLN; encoded by the coding sequence ATGTTTGCACTCGTGTCTTGCGATCGCATCGAACTTCCACCCGGAGCCGTCCTGCGGCTTCCGGGAACTTGGCAGGACTACATCACTTTGAGCGAACAACGGGGAGATAAATCAATTCCTCGAATGAAGTATCGAGCTGGAGAGATTCTATTGATGTCACCGCTCCCCATACATGGACTAGGCGCAAATTTATTAGGCAATATTGTAGAAACGATTCTGGATCATCTAGAGCAGGAATACAATGCTTACACCCCTGTCACGATGACCATACCAGAAGCGTCTGGAATTGAGCCAGACGTTTGCTTTTACATTGATAACTGGCAAGTTTCATCCGGCAAAGATCGGATTGACTGGCAAGTTGATCCGCCCTTTGATTTGGTGATTGAAATGGATGTCACTAGCTATAGCAATGTGGATGATTATCTCCCTTTCAAAGTGCCGGAGGTGTGGATGTTCAAGAATAAGCAGCTTTGGATTTATGGATTAGAGAACGACGCTTACATACCACAAGAACGAAGTCGCTTTTTTCCAGAAACTCCTATCTTCGAGATTGTTGCTGAATGTGTTCAAATTGCCTCGGAGCGAACGACTAGCGCTGCAATTCGTAGTTTACGACAATGGTTAAATTAG
- a CDS encoding aminopeptidase P N-terminal domain-containing protein has translation MLHLEFKQRRDRFMSKIGNGTAIFRSAPLAVMHNDVEYNFRQDSDFFYLTGFNEADAVAVFAPWHEEHKFILFVQPKDRDKETWTGYRVGVDAAKEKYGADEAYPITELDEKLAQYVTKAERIYYHFGRDRAFNDRIIRLWQRCIALHERNGFGPTAIEDPSFTLHPMRLVKSEHELSEMRRAVEIAAEAHNLALELRKPGLYEYEIQAQMEHLFRLRGGQGIAYPSIVASGHNSCILHYTENDRQMQQGELLLIDAGCSYNYYNSDITRTFPVGEKFTEEQRVLYELVLKAQLAAIEQVKPGNPWNQFHDAAVRVITEGLLDLGLLQGEIEEVIKEEKYKAFFMHGTGHWLGLDVHDAGARKVGENWLNFQSGQVVTVEPGIYIRSDFQPLEGQPEVSDRWRGIGIRIEDDVLVTETGNEVLTAAVPKSIEAMER, from the coding sequence ATGCTCCATCTCGAATTCAAGCAGCGACGCGATCGCTTTATGTCCAAAATCGGTAACGGAACCGCAATTTTCCGCAGTGCGCCGCTGGCGGTGATGCACAATGATGTGGAATACAATTTTCGCCAGGACAGCGATTTTTTCTACCTCACCGGATTTAACGAAGCAGATGCGGTTGCGGTATTTGCACCTTGGCATGAAGAACATAAGTTTATTCTGTTTGTGCAACCCAAGGATCGCGATAAAGAAACTTGGACGGGCTATCGAGTTGGAGTAGATGCGGCAAAAGAAAAGTATGGAGCCGATGAAGCTTATCCGATCACAGAATTGGATGAGAAGTTGGCGCAGTATGTCACTAAAGCAGAGCGAATTTATTATCACTTTGGACGCGATCGCGCCTTTAACGATCGCATCATTCGTTTGTGGCAGCGCTGTATTGCTCTACATGAACGGAATGGATTTGGCCCGACTGCGATCGAAGATCCAAGCTTCACGCTGCATCCGATGCGGTTGGTCAAGAGCGAACATGAACTTTCAGAAATGCGACGGGCGGTAGAAATTGCAGCGGAAGCTCATAATTTGGCGCTAGAGCTTCGCAAGCCTGGACTGTATGAGTATGAAATTCAAGCGCAGATGGAGCATCTCTTCCGGCTTAGGGGAGGACAGGGAATTGCTTACCCATCGATCGTCGCTTCAGGTCACAATTCCTGCATTCTGCACTACACCGAGAACGATCGCCAAATGCAACAGGGTGAATTGCTTCTAATTGATGCGGGATGTTCGTATAACTACTACAACTCAGATATCACTCGGACTTTCCCCGTGGGAGAGAAGTTCACCGAAGAACAGCGCGTTTTGTATGAGTTGGTATTGAAAGCGCAACTGGCTGCGATCGAGCAAGTCAAACCCGGAAATCCTTGGAATCAATTTCATGATGCTGCCGTTCGAGTGATCACCGAAGGCTTATTAGACCTGGGCTTGCTGCAAGGTGAGATCGAAGAAGTTATCAAAGAAGAGAAATACAAAGCCTTCTTCATGCACGGTACTGGGCATTGGTTGGGGTTAGATGTGCATGATGCCGGAGCGCGGAAGGTTGGCGAAAACTGGCTAAACTTCCAGTCAGGGCAAGTCGTGACCGTAGAACCCGGAATTTATATCAGATCGGACTTCCAACCCTTAGAAGGACAGCCCGAAGTCAGCGATCGCTGGCGCGGCATTGGCATTCGGATTGAGGATGATGTGTTGGTGACAGAAACCGGAAATGAAGTTCTTACGGCAGCCGTTCCGAAATCAATTGAAGCAATGGAGCGATAA
- a CDS encoding Uma2 family endonuclease has translation MTTTLVPSQKQTPLLFEALTWREFKAVEQLLDRPGYRLSFLDGTLEIRQMPGEPHEMVKKRIAALLELYLLLRGFDFTPTGSMTLESESGLVKREADELYKFAPGRAHPDLAIEVVFTSGGINKLEAYRRLKIAEVWFWEDGVLEIYHLRGEGDQLRYEKLTNSEAVPGIDLELFLRCINMVNHVEAVKTFQQAIQK, from the coding sequence ATGACAACCACCTTAGTTCCATCTCAGAAACAAACTCCACTTCTGTTTGAAGCGCTTACCTGGCGGGAATTCAAAGCCGTTGAGCAATTGCTCGATCGTCCTGGCTATCGGCTTTCTTTTTTAGATGGAACGTTGGAGATTCGACAAATGCCTGGTGAACCACACGAAATGGTTAAAAAACGCATTGCTGCTCTCTTGGAGCTTTACCTATTGTTGAGAGGGTTCGACTTTACTCCTACAGGTTCGATGACCCTGGAGAGTGAATCTGGATTGGTCAAGCGAGAAGCTGATGAATTGTACAAATTTGCACCAGGAAGAGCGCATCCTGATTTAGCGATCGAGGTTGTTTTTACAAGCGGTGGCATCAATAAACTAGAAGCTTACAGACGCTTAAAGATTGCGGAAGTTTGGTTTTGGGAAGATGGTGTTTTAGAGATTTATCATCTACGGGGTGAAGGCGATCAGCTACGGTATGAAAAACTAACTAACAGCGAGGCAGTTCCCGGAATCGATCTTGAACTGTTTTTACGCTGTATCAATATGGTCAATCACGTTGAGGCAGTCAAAACGTTTCAACAAGCAATTCAGAAGTAA
- the proB gene encoding glutamate 5-kinase has product MVQTIVVKIGTSSLTQPESGQLALATIAALVEVLSQLRRQGHRVVLVSSGAVGVGCARLGLVERPRSMSLKQAVAAVGQGRLMRIYDDFFTALQQPIAQVLLTRGDLIQRSRYVNILRTFQELLNLGVIPIVNENDTVATDELKFGDNDTLSALVASVVDADWLFLLTDVDRLYSADPRSNPDAQPITIVNHIDELAQVQTGSSGTQWGTGGMVTKIEAARIATGAGVRTVITQGRSPQNLLKILSGELIGTQFEPQPRPFNARQRWIAHGLVPVGQLYLDEGAVKAIRTSGRSLLAAGIIQVEGEFDSQNAVKICDRSGVEIARGIVNYNSDELEKIRGRQSDEVAKILGYVGEETVVHRDNLVLS; this is encoded by the coding sequence ATGGTTCAGACGATTGTTGTGAAAATCGGGACTTCGAGCTTGACTCAGCCAGAGTCGGGACAGCTTGCATTGGCGACGATCGCGGCTTTGGTGGAAGTTTTAAGTCAGTTGCGCCGACAAGGACATCGCGTGGTGCTGGTGTCGTCCGGTGCGGTCGGCGTCGGATGTGCGCGATTAGGCTTGGTCGAACGTCCGCGATCGATGTCTCTTAAGCAAGCGGTTGCCGCAGTCGGTCAGGGGCGCTTGATGCGGATTTATGATGACTTTTTCACAGCGCTGCAACAACCGATCGCGCAAGTGCTGCTAACTCGTGGAGATTTGATTCAACGCAGCCGATACGTGAATATCCTCCGCACGTTTCAAGAGTTGCTCAATTTGGGGGTCATTCCGATCGTCAATGAAAACGATACGGTTGCTACCGATGAATTGAAGTTTGGCGATAACGATACACTCTCCGCACTGGTGGCAAGCGTGGTCGATGCGGATTGGTTGTTTTTGCTCACGGATGTCGATCGCTTATACTCTGCCGATCCCCGCAGCAATCCTGATGCTCAACCGATTACGATCGTCAACCATATCGATGAACTTGCACAGGTACAAACCGGAAGCTCCGGGACGCAATGGGGCACAGGGGGCATGGTCACGAAGATCGAAGCCGCTCGAATTGCCACGGGAGCAGGCGTGAGAACGGTGATTACCCAGGGTCGATCGCCGCAAAACCTACTGAAGATTCTTTCGGGTGAATTAATCGGCACTCAATTTGAACCGCAACCGCGTCCGTTTAATGCCCGTCAACGCTGGATTGCTCATGGTCTTGTTCCCGTTGGACAGTTGTATCTCGATGAAGGCGCGGTGAAGGCGATTCGGACATCCGGACGATCGCTCTTAGCTGCCGGAATTATTCAAGTCGAAGGCGAGTTCGATAGTCAGAACGCTGTCAAAATCTGCGATCGCTCCGGTGTCGAGATTGCGCGGGGCATCGTCAACTACAACAGTGACGAACTCGAAAAGATCCGGGGTCGTCAATCTGACGAAGTTGCAAAGATTCTCGGCTATGTGGGCGAAGAAACCGTTGTACATCGTGATAATCTTGTCCTTTCGTGA
- a CDS encoding WecB/TagA/CpsF family glycosyltransferase, with the protein MHLLSSYDRWLSERIEQRLGCHVITLNAEMTMQAEQTPALARTIHQAELVIPDGSGIVLYGRLHGKRIQRVPGIELAQTLLERSTQFKEPWSIFFFGGAPGVAETAAQNWRQKIPGISIVGVQNGYLKPEDEMEFLHRLKTLQPRLIYVGLGVPRQELWIAQHRHLCPNSVWVGVGGSFDVWAGTKNRAPQWLCDNHLEWSYRLYQEPWRWKRMMALPKFVLRSVMYRLTKRNPVSG; encoded by the coding sequence ATGCACCTATTAAGCAGCTACGATCGCTGGCTGAGTGAGCGGATCGAGCAACGTTTGGGTTGTCATGTGATCACGCTAAACGCCGAGATGACGATGCAGGCAGAGCAAACTCCGGCACTGGCAAGGACAATTCATCAAGCTGAACTGGTGATTCCAGATGGATCAGGGATTGTGCTGTATGGACGGCTTCACGGCAAGCGCATCCAGCGAGTTCCGGGAATTGAACTGGCACAGACTTTACTGGAGCGATCGACCCAATTTAAAGAGCCTTGGTCGATTTTCTTCTTCGGCGGTGCGCCGGGTGTGGCTGAGACTGCGGCGCAAAATTGGCGACAAAAGATTCCAGGAATTTCGATCGTCGGAGTGCAAAACGGTTATCTCAAGCCCGAAGACGAAATGGAGTTTCTACACAGACTCAAAACGCTACAACCGCGTTTGATCTACGTGGGGTTGGGTGTGCCTCGCCAAGAGTTATGGATCGCACAGCATCGTCATCTTTGCCCGAATTCCGTTTGGGTTGGAGTCGGCGGCAGTTTCGATGTTTGGGCAGGCACAAAAAATCGCGCTCCTCAATGGCTCTGCGACAATCATTTAGAGTGGTCGTATCGACTGTATCAGGAACCCTGGCGCTGGAAGCGAATGATGGCGCTTCCAAAGTTTGTTTTGAGATCGGTCATGTATCGCCTAACCAAGCGCAATCCCGTAAGCGGATAA
- a CDS encoding ATP-binding cassette domain-containing protein, whose product MLIRLDQVSFAPSRITQKGTSIAGSEILRNVSFTVNKSDRIAIVGASGSGKTTLLRLINRLAEPSAGLIQFEGNRYQDIPVLQLRQQILFVAQEPKLLGMTVREALSYPLKLRNVREIDQRIAHAIDRMSIPREWLDRSELELSTGERQWIAIARALICQPKVLLLDEPIANLDANRNETLLRILTQIESTVLVVTHQLEWAEQFSDRVLQLQQGQLIRDQKRVDWQAVRREIAQAEAEEAAEWD is encoded by the coding sequence ATGTTGATACGGTTAGATCAAGTCAGCTTCGCTCCAAGCAGAATCACGCAGAAAGGAACTTCAATTGCAGGAAGTGAGATTCTGCGAAATGTTTCGTTTACGGTGAACAAAAGCGATCGGATTGCGATCGTTGGGGCTTCGGGTTCTGGTAAAACCACATTGCTGAGATTGATCAATCGATTAGCAGAACCAAGTGCAGGATTGATTCAGTTTGAAGGCAACCGTTATCAGGACATTCCGGTATTACAGTTACGGCAGCAGATCCTGTTTGTTGCACAAGAGCCGAAGCTACTCGGAATGACAGTGAGAGAAGCATTGAGCTATCCGCTAAAACTGAGAAATGTTAGAGAGATTGATCAGCGAATTGCTCACGCGATCGACCGCATGAGCATTCCGCGTGAATGGCTTGATCGATCTGAGTTAGAGCTTTCAACCGGAGAGCGGCAGTGGATTGCGATCGCTCGCGCTCTCATTTGTCAGCCCAAAGTATTGTTGCTCGATGAACCGATCGCAAATCTAGATGCGAATCGGAATGAAACACTGCTAAGAATTCTGACTCAAATAGAATCTACAGTTTTAGTCGTAACGCATCAGTTGGAATGGGCGGAACAGTTTAGCGATCGAGTTCTACAGTTGCAGCAGGGACAATTAATTCGAGATCAGAAGCGTGTTGATTGGCAAGCGGTTAGAAGGGAGATCGCTCAAGCAGAAGCAGAAGAAGCGGCAGAATGGGATTAA
- a CDS encoding alpha/beta fold hydrolase has protein sequence MVDALPWRQRIGSQRDWIWRGWQTRYTYQRSQKSESSPPLLLIHGFGASIGHWRHNVSVLSQHHTVYALDLLGFGASEKAIAPYNVALWIEQVHDFWLTFVGEPVVLIGNSIGSSVCLAVAKAYPEMVRGVVMLNLPDSSVLDSPEWAGALVKVFRPIAAVGKSIFTFPLIFNPFFRVLRSSRLIRLWARQAYASSDGITDELVEILSIPARDPRAVKALRSMVTTPKITDYRARSILPTMTIPMLLFWGKQDKFVPPSLAAFCVKLNQKLELVEIENAGHCPHDEQPEIVNRKILSWIGEIA, from the coding sequence GTGGTAGATGCTTTACCTTGGCGGCAGCGGATTGGGAGTCAGCGCGATTGGATCTGGCGCGGATGGCAAACCCGATATACTTATCAGCGATCGCAAAAATCAGAAAGTTCGCCGCCGTTGCTGCTGATTCATGGATTCGGAGCTTCGATCGGGCATTGGCGGCATAATGTCTCGGTGTTAAGCCAGCATCATACGGTGTATGCCTTGGATTTGTTGGGGTTCGGGGCTTCGGAGAAAGCGATCGCGCCTTACAATGTGGCGCTGTGGATCGAACAAGTGCATGATTTTTGGCTAACCTTTGTGGGGGAGCCTGTGGTGTTAATTGGGAATTCGATCGGGTCTTCGGTGTGTTTGGCGGTGGCGAAGGCGTATCCCGAAATGGTGAGAGGGGTGGTGATGCTGAATCTGCCAGATTCTTCGGTGCTGGATTCGCCGGAATGGGCGGGAGCGCTGGTGAAAGTGTTTCGTCCGATCGCAGCCGTGGGTAAGAGTATTTTCACGTTTCCACTGATTTTTAATCCGTTCTTTCGCGTGTTGCGGAGTTCGCGCTTGATTCGGCTGTGGGCGCGGCAGGCGTATGCGAGTTCCGACGGAATTACCGATGAACTGGTGGAAATTTTATCAATTCCGGCGCGTGATCCCCGTGCGGTCAAGGCGTTGCGATCAATGGTGACAACTCCAAAGATTACGGACTATCGGGCGCGATCGATTTTGCCGACGATGACGATTCCAATGCTGTTGTTTTGGGGCAAGCAGGATAAGTTTGTGCCGCCGAGTCTGGCTGCATTTTGTGTCAAACTCAATCAAAAGCTGGAACTGGTTGAGATTGAAAATGCGGGTCATTGTCCGCACGATGAACAACCGGAAATCGTAAATCGTAAGATTCTGAGTTGGATTGGTGAAATTGCATGA
- a CDS encoding NACHT domain-containing protein, with the protein MTTEEALKTIGHALDRGYLNQVEEIVFRAVWEGRSYLQTAQMSGYDYGYIKDTAYKLWRSLSGAYSEKVTKHNVKAIVQRGGQKPLQESQFRSEQITDFTTSYQDWGDAIDVSTFYDRTQELTKLQQWIVCDRCRLVTLLGQSGIGKTALSVKLAQLVKPEFKFVIWRSLRDTPTLTELLTDLIQLLAPNTDIPATVGGQLSRLIHCLRESRCLVVLDHFDMLLTGRTQSNQYQLSYEAYGELLRRVAEIPHQSCVVLTSRAKPAEVVAFEGEKLAVRSLPVAGVTPAAAEQILAAKGLQGTPAEIAAIVAHYEGNPLALKIAASSVLDVSNGSIENYLGEQTLDIQTA; encoded by the coding sequence ATGACTACTGAGGAAGCATTAAAGACGATCGGACACGCTTTAGATCGGGGATATCTCAATCAAGTTGAAGAAATTGTATTTCGTGCAGTTTGGGAAGGTCGATCGTATCTTCAAACTGCCCAGATGTCGGGCTACGACTACGGTTATATCAAAGATACAGCCTACAAACTTTGGCGATCGCTTTCAGGCGCTTACAGCGAAAAAGTCACTAAGCACAACGTTAAAGCGATTGTACAGAGGGGTGGACAGAAACCGCTACAAGAATCACAATTTAGGTCGGAACAAATAACAGATTTTACAACATCTTATCAAGATTGGGGCGATGCCATTGATGTATCAACCTTCTACGATCGCACTCAAGAATTAACCAAACTGCAACAGTGGATCGTGTGTGATCGCTGTCGGTTGGTGACGCTACTCGGTCAAAGCGGGATCGGTAAAACAGCGTTATCGGTGAAATTAGCTCAGCTTGTAAAACCCGAATTTAAGTTTGTAATCTGGCGAAGTTTGCGCGATACACCTACGCTGACTGAGCTATTAACAGACTTAATTCAATTGCTTGCGCCCAACACTGATATTCCGGCAACTGTTGGTGGTCAACTTTCTCGATTGATTCACTGCTTGCGTGAGTCACGGTGTTTAGTCGTTCTGGATCACTTCGATATGCTCCTGACTGGTCGAACGCAATCAAATCAATATCAATTAAGCTATGAAGCCTACGGGGAGCTTTTGCGCCGCGTTGCAGAAATTCCTCATCAGAGTTGTGTTGTGCTAACGAGTCGAGCAAAGCCCGCCGAAGTGGTTGCGTTTGAAGGCGAAAAATTAGCAGTTCGATCGCTGCCCGTTGCTGGAGTAACGCCAGCAGCAGCAGAACAGATTCTAGCTGCAAAAGGCTTACAGGGAACTCCTGCGGAAATTGCAGCGATCGTAGCGCACTACGAAGGCAATCCTCTAGCGTTAAAGATTGCTGCAAGCTCAGTTCTCGATGTGTCTAACGGTAGCATTGAAAACTATTTGGGCGAACAAACACTCGATATTCAGACTGCTTAA
- a CDS encoding chitinase: MHTIVAKTETKLKKKLLDSSQLESHEVVIVPVGKSYGVVSFETAENGHFKVTLAANSGTFYMFNEHWEGLSSSAVQPFIASTAAALITKAQAEAIFGNPLHDQEFRDLNACLARYEINTPVRMRHFLSQIAHESGGLRWLKELAGGTAYEFRADLGNVHPGDGPKYKGAGAIQLTGRANYAAFAQAIGDPKVMEGCEYVAKIYPFSSAGFWWHNNKMNALCDRGGTVEEVTFRVNGGYNGLDDREQYYEKARKVI; encoded by the coding sequence ATGCACACAATTGTTGCTAAGACTGAGACTAAGCTAAAGAAAAAGCTGCTGGATTCATCACAGCTTGAATCGCATGAAGTTGTAATCGTTCCTGTTGGTAAATCCTACGGGGTGGTTAGCTTTGAAACTGCCGAGAATGGGCATTTCAAAGTGACACTTGCAGCTAATAGCGGAACATTCTATATGTTCAACGAACACTGGGAAGGATTAAGCAGCAGCGCAGTGCAGCCGTTCATTGCTTCTACAGCAGCAGCCCTGATCACCAAAGCGCAAGCAGAAGCAATTTTTGGCAATCCGCTCCATGACCAAGAATTTCGGGATTTGAATGCTTGTTTAGCACGGTATGAGATTAACACTCCCGTAAGAATGCGTCACTTTCTCAGCCAGATTGCTCATGAGTCTGGTGGGCTGCGCTGGTTAAAGGAACTTGCCGGTGGAACTGCCTATGAATTCCGCGCTGACTTGGGCAATGTGCATCCGGGAGACGGTCCGAAGTACAAAGGAGCAGGCGCAATTCAGCTTACCGGACGAGCGAACTATGCCGCTTTCGCGCAGGCGATCGGTGATCCTAAGGTGATGGAAGGCTGTGAGTATGTTGCAAAAATCTATCCTTTCTCTAGCGCTGGATTTTGGTGGCACAACAACAAGATGAATGCGTTATGTGACCGAGGTGGAACCGTTGAGGAAGTCACGTTTCGCGTCAATGGAGGTTACAACGGTTTAGACGATCGTGAACAATACTACGAGAAAGCCAGAAAGGTCATTTAG
- a CDS encoding translation initiation factor IF-3 → MLVIEKRPNRDMPVINERIRFPKVRVIDADGSQLGIMTSREAQTMADEKELDLVLVSDKADPPVVKIIDYGKHKFEQEKKAKEAKKKQHTVDVKEVKMRYKIEEHDYNVRITQAERFLKAGDKVKATIMFRGREIQHSDLAETLLKRMATDLQEIAEVQQAPKKEGRNMMMLLAPKK, encoded by the coding sequence GTGCTTGTGATAGAAAAAAGACCCAATCGAGATATGCCCGTAATCAACGAGCGAATTCGATTTCCCAAAGTTCGTGTGATCGATGCAGATGGCTCTCAGCTAGGGATTATGACCTCGCGTGAAGCACAAACGATGGCAGACGAAAAGGAACTCGACCTCGTACTTGTGAGCGACAAGGCTGATCCCCCTGTCGTCAAAATTATCGACTACGGTAAGCACAAATTCGAGCAGGAAAAGAAAGCCAAAGAAGCGAAGAAAAAGCAGCATACCGTAGACGTGAAGGAAGTCAAAATGCGGTACAAGATTGAGGAACACGATTACAACGTGCGAATCACCCAAGCCGAACGCTTCCTCAAAGCTGGCGATAAAGTCAAAGCGACGATCATGTTCCGAGGGCGAGAAATTCAGCACAGTGATCTTGCGGAGACTCTGCTAAAACGAATGGCGACCGACCTCCAGGAAATTGCTGAAGTGCAACAAGCGCCGAAGAAAGAAGGGCGGAATATGATGATGCTGCTGGCACCGAAGAAGTAG
- the nspC gene encoding carboxynorspermidine decarboxylase, whose product MIDNTTLATIPSPCFVLDEARLERNLQVFERVQRSAPVKVLLALKGYALFHSFPMIRKSLAGASASSLWEARLAAEEFGGALHVYSPAYRDQDLPELFDRASHLTFNSLSQWERSRSLAESTSIGLRINPLYSPVKTALYNPCQPGSRLGVLPEQLGDRLPNGISGFLSHNLCESDSFALEKTLLQIEQHYGHLLPQIQWLNLGGGHLMTHETYDVDHAIAVLSAFHDRYPHLQLYLEPGSAIVWQTGFLLSTVLDLIPVQDLTHVMLDVSFSAHMPDCLEMPYQPAIVGASVLEAGKVGYRLGGSSCLAGDFLGDYQFDQPLSIGDRIVFEDMMHYTMVKTTMFNGVAHPAIGCLKRDGSFELWRQFGYEDYRSRVG is encoded by the coding sequence ATGATTGACAATACAACTTTGGCGACGATTCCGTCGCCTTGCTTTGTGCTGGATGAAGCGCGGCTTGAGCGCAATTTACAAGTGTTTGAGCGAGTCCAGCGATCGGCTCCCGTGAAAGTGCTACTGGCGCTGAAGGGGTATGCACTGTTTCATAGTTTTCCGATGATTCGGAAGTCTCTCGCCGGTGCTTCGGCAAGTTCGCTCTGGGAAGCTCGGTTAGCAGCAGAAGAGTTTGGCGGTGCGCTGCACGTTTACTCGCCTGCCTATCGCGATCAGGATTTGCCGGAATTGTTCGATCGTGCTTCTCATCTGACGTTTAATTCATTAAGCCAGTGGGAAAGATCGCGATCGTTGGCAGAGTCTACATCGATCGGACTGCGGATTAATCCGTTGTATTCCCCGGTCAAAACTGCGCTCTATAACCCGTGTCAGCCTGGATCACGTTTAGGAGTTTTGCCGGAGCAATTGGGCGATCGCTTACCCAATGGCATCAGTGGCTTTCTATCGCACAATCTCTGTGAAAGCGATTCTTTTGCGTTAGAAAAGACTCTGCTTCAGATTGAGCAGCACTATGGTCACTTGCTGCCTCAGATTCAGTGGTTGAATCTGGGCGGCGGGCATCTGATGACGCATGAAACTTATGATGTGGATCACGCGATCGCAGTGCTTTCTGCATTTCACGATCGCTATCCGCATTTGCAGTTGTACTTAGAGCCGGGGTCTGCGATCGTCTGGCAAACCGGATTCTTATTGAGCACAGTTCTAGATCTGATTCCGGTTCAGGATCTCACTCACGTCATGCTAGATGTGTCATTTAGCGCTCATATGCCTGACTGCTTAGAGATGCCGTATCAGCCTGCAATTGTCGGTGCTTCGGTGCTGGAAGCTGGAAAAGTCGGGTATCGTTTGGGTGGATCAAGCTGTTTAGCTGGGGATTTCCTCGGAGATTATCAGTTCGATCAACCCCTCTCGATCGGCGATCGCATTGTGTTTGAAGACATGATGCACTACACGATGGTTAAAACCACGATGTTCAACGGAGTAGCTCACCCCGCGATCGGCTGCCTCAAGCGAGATGGATCGTTTGAACTGTGGCGGCAGTTTGGCTACGAGGATTATCGCTCCAGAGTTGGGTGA